Genomic DNA from uncultured Methanospirillum sp.:
AAAAAAGTCTAAAAAAAACTCTGTGATTGCATAAATTGGCAAATCGGATTCAAAAAAATCTTTTGTCTATAAATACTTTCTATGGGTTTTTTATTTTATGATCTGAGTGAGCATCCCGGATATCAGGTACGTAATATATTAAAAACGGGTCATCCCCTATGAACTTATTCTATATTTCAACAGTGATATCCCATCTCCATGGTGATGTACGACATCAGGCAGACAAATGTCTGACAAAAAAAATTCTTTATATATGATCAAAGGTTTTCAAAGCCCTGATATCCGCGCTTAAAATCAAAAAAAGTTGAGAAATATCAACCTATTAAAAAAATACACCCGGTTTTAATCAGATGTACCGGGGTTGCATCGAGAGGCGTTTCTGGGTATACATCGGTCTGTATGGTTTATCAGCGATCTCGTCCTGCACAGTTTTAATGAGTTCATCCATAGTGCAGGTGATCTTGAATGGCTTGTTGGGTTCAGACTTCATCCGCACGGTTACGGTGAGATTTCCTGACTCTGCCTCGTTGTCACCGATGACAACAACATATGGCACCCAGTCCATTCCTGCTTCCCTGACCTTTTTGCCGACTGACTCCTCGCGGTCATCGTAATCAGCACGTATCCGGGCTGCCGTGAGTGTGGCTGCTATCTTTTCTGCAACATCACCGTGTCGCTCTGCTACCGGGATGACCCTGACCTGGGTTGGTGCGAGCCATGTTGGAAGATGGGCAACCTTCTGGTTTGCGGTGTTCTCAAGAATGGCACAGAAGACACGCTCAACAGATCCGGTTGGTGAACAGTGGAGAATCGGGGGGAAGACCTCGGTTCCGTCGTTGAGGTGGTATTTGATCCCAAACCGCTTTGAACTCTCAACATCGATCTGAACGGTTGGGTTCTCGATCGGGCGCTGCTGGCCATCGATTGCGGCGAGATCAATCTTTGCAATCCAGTAATGAACACGGTCTGAAAGGGTCTCAATCAGGATCGGAACCTTTGACTGAGCAACGATCTTTTTGATCCATGCCTCGTTGTTCTTGTAGAACTCTTCGGTGCATCTGAACACGGCAACAAGTTTGGTGCCGAAGTCCTCTCCGGTCTTCCATCCCATGGCAAGCTGCTCTTCAAAGCACTGCAAAGCATCGGTCATGTCCTTGCAGAGTGAGTGCATGTCAGGCATCGTGAAGGCACGAAGCCGCTTCAGACCGATAACCTCTCCCTTCTGCTCATGGCGGAACGAGTAGGTGGAGAGTTCGTACATCTTCATCGGGAGGTTATTGGGTGAGATGTGCATGTTCCGCATGATGGTGAACATTCCAAAGCATGCTGCAAACCTGAGCATCATATTGCGGTTCCCGCTCTTGAATCTGTACTGCCTCTCACCAAACTTGTCTGCATGCTCGTAGATGGCCTTGTCAGCAAGGTCATACATCACCGGGGTCTCAACCGGACTGGCCCCATGCTCAAGTACCATAGCAAGGGCGTAGTCTGCAAGAAGGTCGCGGACAAGTTTTCCCCGAGGCATCCACCTGAGGTGTCCGACATCTGATACCGGTTCGTAGTCCACGAACTCCTTTGATCTCATCAGGTCAACATGGATCGGCTCACCACCGGCCGGGACCGGGATACCTGTCTCTTTCTTGACAAGGCAACCGAATGGTGAGTCATCCACGTACTCTTTGCAATCACGGATTGATCCGTCAGGAGTCATCACAAAGAACTTGTGGGTTACCGGAGACTTCTCCACCTTGACAACATCTTCTGACGGAGTGAGCGTACGTGAGAGTTCAGAGAGTGGGTGACCTTTGCATGAGACGGTGAAGGATTTGTACCAGCCGAATGGTGCACGCTTAACCTCGAATCCTGCTCCACCAAGAGCAGTCTCCATTGCCTTGAGTGCTTCGACTGCGAGATCTGGTGATGCCAGGTCACTGCTCAAATGGGCATATGGATACACCATGACCCGTCTGCACTTGGTCTGCCCTGACATCTCTTCGATAGATGCAACTGCCTGGGCAACAACATCCTCGATTCCGTCTTCATCTGGAGCCTCGACTGCGCAGAACGCAACAAGTGATTCATCAAACGAGTCTGAGGGACTGCAGGGTTCTTCAGCGAATTTTGTCTTCTTCTTCGCTTCGTATTCGATATGATCTGAATGTATCAAAAGAAGGCGCATGAATTATTCTCCGGAATCAATACCCGAATCTATTGGCGCTCATCGGCAATAAAACACCGCCTATTGTTTGTTTTCGTAATATCGTGAGAGGGTGGCCTGGCGCTGGTTCATGTATTTTGCATCATGCTTGGAGTTATACGGGCATGCAGCCCGCTCTGTGCTGTAAAAGACGAGCTGGCCGATCGACATACCGGCATGAATCCTGACCGGGCGATGGTTCACATTGCACATCTCAAGAGTGATACTTCCCCGAAATCCTGCATCGATCCATCCCCCGGTCTGGTGGAGCTCAATTCCGAGCCGTGCGATGCTGCTCTTTCCTTCGATGCTTGCCACGATGTTATCAGGAAGTTCGATAAGTTCCATCGTCTCGGCAAGAATGAACTGGCCCGGGTGAAGAACAATGCTCTCTGCTGTCATCTCCTGCGTTTTACTGGTGACCGACTCACGGTCAAATGGATCGATGACATCATCGCCGGTCTCATACCAGGCAAAGTGATTTCCAAGTCTTATATCAAGAGAATTTGGCTGAACAAGTTCAGGATCATACGGGTCAACAGTGATAAAACCCCGTCTGATACGATCGACGATCTGCCAGTCAACAAGGATCATTACTATCGGTATCGTCTGGATCGTATTTACTGTCTGTCTTTGGAATGCCGCCCTGATGTTTAATGGCATTGTCCCGGGGCATAAATCGCCACTCGGATCTGCGGAGCAGACCGTGGATGGTGGTTGCTTCCCGCCAGGTCAGGTTACATCGTCCGATGATACGCCGGATCAGGGTCATCGTAGATACACGCTTGAACATGGGATGATCCACCAGGTCCAGGTACTCGTCGATATGGGCATACAGATGGGTCATCTCTTCAGGTGACGCAAGGGCAACCTCCCCTTTCGGCATATTGGCGAGTTCGTAGCAGAGGATACCAACAGCATGGGAGAGGTTAACAATCGGGTATATCTCCGAGGATGGAATCGTACAGATGATATCAGCCCTTCTGACCTCATCGTTATTGAGCCCCCAGTTCTCCCTGCCAAAGAGGATCGATATGGTCCCGTCGATATCAGCGATCATCTCTCTCAGTTCTTTTGGTGAGTAGAATGGCATCCTGATCGGATGGCATGCCGACTGGGAGAGGGCACCGGTTGTTGCAATAACGATGTTGCTTGTGGTAAAGATCTCTTCAAGGTCTGTAATTACAGCCTGCTCAAGCACATCCTTTGCATGTGAAGCCCTTGCATACGCTTCGATTGTAAGCGGGCAGGGATTGATCATGACAAGTTCTGTGAAACCGAAGTTCTTCATCACACGTGCTGAAAAACCAACATTTCCCTCGTAGAGGGGTTCTACCAGAACAATACGGATACGTGGCATTATAAAATCCCGGAGCCCGTTCGTGGGTCCTGGAGAAAAAAATGAGGACAAGTATTCATACAGATTACTGGATCGCCTGAACTGTCTCGATCAGGGTCTGGACACCCTTGTCGTAGACTGCATTGCCAACGACGATGGTATCAGCGTACTGGGCCATCTCTGCCGCCTTCTCTCCTGAATCAATTCCCCCGCCATAATAGAGAATCGCATTATCAACGGCACCAGCTGCTGCTTTCACGATCTCCGGGTTTCCATACGTTCCGCTGTATTCGATATAGACAACAGGAAACTGGAAGTAGTGATCAGCAACCTCAGCGTATGCTGCAACCTCAGCAGGCCCGAGGGAACAGTCAGATCCCGTAACCCGTGCAACCGAAGAGTCCGGGTTGAGGACGATGTAAGCCTCCTGGATGACCCGGTCCCACTGAACTTTATTGTGGAGTGCCCACTCTTTGTGTTTGCCTACGATCCACTGTGACTGGTTGGTGTTCATCACACTGGCGATGAAGAGGAGATCAATCCCGTCGGCTACGACAGCTTCAGGACCTGCAGGTTCAACCACCAGGGGAAGCCCGTACTCTTTGACCTGATCGCGGAGCTCCTGCATGTTCTCTTTTGTAATATTCAGGGTACCGGAGAGCATCAGGGCGTCAGTACCGCTGGTTGCTATCTCTGCCAGCTGATCCTCGGTCAGATTCTTATCGGGATCGAGTTTGGTAACATGAGCCCAGGTCTTCCATTTTGTATACATAATGATCCAGCCTTGGATTCTTCTTAAGACTCACCCTAGAAATAGAAATAGATTGCAGTTCAGACAGGGGCTGCAGCCTGGAACTGTTTTATCCTGTCTTTAGATATGCCTGATATCTTTGCAGCCTTCTCAGGAGTTGCAGCCTTGAGGGATTTGAGGTCAAAGATCCCTGCACAGTACAGCTGCTCCAGCATTGCTTCATTGACACCTTTCAGTTTCAGGAGTTCCTCACGCCCTTTCTCGAGATGCTTCTTGGTGATCTTCGCAGGAGGTTGTTGCCTGTGTGCTTCAGCTATCAGGGTAATGTGCTTACCAACGGTCTCAATAGAGACCCCTGACTTCAGGCTGATGTACGTCTGATGTGTTCCAAGGAGATCTTCAGGCCCGATGAATCCGGCCTCCTGGTACTTGCGAAGTGATGCAGAAGGAATTCCGACCTCTCTGAGCTGATTCTTGCTTGTCAGCAGCACGGCCTCAGCCTTGAGAGTGTTTGCCTCTTCTTCAGTCAACCCGGCTTTCGTCAGATTCTCGACGCAGACCGTTGAGAGATCCTCAATACTGTTGATCCCGCTGGCCGTGAATGCAGACATCACCTTGGTATGGCTGCGTCCCCGCTTTGGGGGGACGTACTGCTTCATGAACTTCTTGCATTCAGAACGCTTCTTCAGCAGCGCCAATACATCGGCCGTCTCTCTGATAAGCTGTTCAGCAATCTTCTTCGAAACTCCGATGGCCTTTACAAGGGCTTCTGGCTCCATCTTTCCGAGTTCAAACGCAGAGTATATCTTTGCCTTAATGAGATCCTCCCTGATGACATCGGTCATGGACGGGATCATCGCAAAGATATCTTTCTGCTGGGTGATGAGCTGACAGAGCGGGCATCCCATCTCCCAGGGGCGTGTTCCCTTGGCGATGAGACTGACATGATTGAGGTGATGGATCTCACAGACCGCTTTGGTTCTGACAGCGCCTCCCCACATGGAACTTGGGAGGCTGATGTTGAAGGTGCAGTCAGGGTATCCGGTGCACCCGATGAACTGGGAGACGCCCTTGCGTCTGATGCGAAGATCTTTACCACATATCGGGCAGGGTCCGATGGTCAGTTCCTCATCGGTCTGGTCCATGATCTCCCTGCCGATGAGTTCGCTGTTCGGCTCCAGTGCGTCGAAGACCCGGTGCAGCATGCTCCGTGAGTCTGAGACAACAAGATCGCGGGACTGCTTTTTGACCTTGATCTCCTCCATTGCTGCCTCAAGCGTACTGGTCATCTTGGGGCTGGTGATCTCGGAGGCGTGTCCTTCAAGCGACTCGGTGACCGCTCTTCCGACTAGGGTTGGTCTGAGTGGGTTCCCTTCGATGTACTTTCTGCCAACGAGTTTCTGGATGACCTCGTGCCTGGTTGATTTTGTTCCAAGCCCGAGTTCCTCCATCACCTGGATGAGTTTACTCTGGGAGTACCGCGGTGGAGGCTGGGTCTGCTTCTCCTCAAGGTTGACAGCCTTGATAGGCAGTTCCTCACCCGGTTTTACCACCGGCAGGATCGAATCCTTTGCGTCAGAGTAGGTGTACACCGTCCTCCATCCCGCCTCTTTCAGCCTGCTTCCGGTGGAGGTGTACCCTTCGGTGGATGCGGTGAGGTTGATCTTCATCGTCATCCACTCTGCATCTGGGGAGAGTGTTGCCAGGAACCGGCGCACTACCAGTTCATACACCTTCCAGTTCTCTCCTAACTGCTCAGGAGTTGCATCTCCAGCAGGGTGGATAGGCGGGTGATCAGTTGAGGACTTCTTGCCCTGAGTAGGGGTCTTGCGCCTGTTCTTCCTGACCCATGCAACCTCCTTG
This window encodes:
- a CDS encoding RNA methyltransferase, with the protein product MPRIRIVLVEPLYEGNVGFSARVMKNFGFTELVMINPCPLTIEAYARASHAKDVLEQAVITDLEEIFTTSNIVIATTGALSQSACHPIRMPFYSPKELREMIADIDGTISILFGRENWGLNNDEVRRADIICTIPSSEIYPIVNLSHAVGILCYELANMPKGEVALASPEEMTHLYAHIDEYLDLVDHPMFKRVSTMTLIRRIIGRCNLTWREATTIHGLLRRSEWRFMPRDNAIKHQGGIPKTDSKYDPDDTDSNDPC
- a CDS encoding phosphoglycerol geranylgeranyltransferase, with protein sequence MYTKWKTWAHVTKLDPDKNLTEDQLAEIATSGTDALMLSGTLNITKENMQELRDQVKEYGLPLVVEPAGPEAVVADGIDLLFIASVMNTNQSQWIVGKHKEWALHNKVQWDRVIQEAYIVLNPDSSVARVTGSDCSLGPAEVAAYAEVADHYFQFPVVYIEYSGTYGNPEIVKAAAGAVDNAILYYGGGIDSGEKAAEMAQYADTIVVGNAVYDKGVQTLIETVQAIQ
- a CDS encoding threonine--tRNA ligase yields the protein MRLLLIHSDHIEYEAKKKTKFAEEPCSPSDSFDESLVAFCAVEAPDEDGIEDVVAQAVASIEEMSGQTKCRRVMVYPYAHLSSDLASPDLAVEALKAMETALGGAGFEVKRAPFGWYKSFTVSCKGHPLSELSRTLTPSEDVVKVEKSPVTHKFFVMTPDGSIRDCKEYVDDSPFGCLVKKETGIPVPAGGEPIHVDLMRSKEFVDYEPVSDVGHLRWMPRGKLVRDLLADYALAMVLEHGASPVETPVMYDLADKAIYEHADKFGERQYRFKSGNRNMMLRFAACFGMFTIMRNMHISPNNLPMKMYELSTYSFRHEQKGEVIGLKRLRAFTMPDMHSLCKDMTDALQCFEEQLAMGWKTGEDFGTKLVAVFRCTEEFYKNNEAWIKKIVAQSKVPILIETLSDRVHYWIAKIDLAAIDGQQRPIENPTVQIDVESSKRFGIKYHLNDGTEVFPPILHCSPTGSVERVFCAILENTANQKVAHLPTWLAPTQVRVIPVAERHGDVAEKIAATLTAARIRADYDDREESVGKKVREAGMDWVPYVVVIGDNEAESGNLTVTVRMKSEPNKPFKITCTMDELIKTVQDEIADKPYRPMYTQKRLSMQPRYI
- the dcd gene encoding dCTP deaminase, with product MILVDWQIVDRIRRGFITVDPYDPELVQPNSLDIRLGNHFAWYETGDDVIDPFDRESVTSKTQEMTAESIVLHPGQFILAETMELIELPDNIVASIEGKSSIARLGIELHQTGGWIDAGFRGSITLEMCNVNHRPVRIHAGMSIGQLVFYSTERAACPYNSKHDAKYMNQRQATLSRYYENKQ
- a CDS encoding DNA topoisomerase I; its protein translation is MHLIIAEKNIVANRIAQILAGKEKISQKKEGGVNLYQFNDTATIGLRGHVVEIDFVEGYTNWRSETHPPRSLIDAGVLKRPTEPAIVKLVQKLSKKADRVTIATDFDTEGELIGKEAFELVRAVNQKVKVDRARFSAITPEEINQAFSNASELDFDLAAAGEARQIVDLLWGASLTRFISLAARRGGNNILSVGRVQSPTLAMIVDREREIEAFIPEPYWELSLDTEKGGEEFSARHINGKFTDKNQADTAYAATKKPLKVTDVKEGTRTDKAPTPFDTTGFIVAAARLGLSAANAMRIAEDLYMNGYISYPRTDNTIYPPSLNLESILDTLSKTQFSKEVAWVRKNRRKTPTQGKKSSTDHPPIHPAGDATPEQLGENWKVYELVVRRFLATLSPDAEWMTMKINLTASTEGYTSTGSRLKEAGWRTVYTYSDAKDSILPVVKPGEELPIKAVNLEEKQTQPPPRYSQSKLIQVMEELGLGTKSTRHEVIQKLVGRKYIEGNPLRPTLVGRAVTESLEGHASEITSPKMTSTLEAAMEEIKVKKQSRDLVVSDSRSMLHRVFDALEPNSELIGREIMDQTDEELTIGPCPICGKDLRIRRKGVSQFIGCTGYPDCTFNISLPSSMWGGAVRTKAVCEIHHLNHVSLIAKGTRPWEMGCPLCQLITQQKDIFAMIPSMTDVIREDLIKAKIYSAFELGKMEPEALVKAIGVSKKIAEQLIRETADVLALLKKRSECKKFMKQYVPPKRGRSHTKVMSAFTASGINSIEDLSTVCVENLTKAGLTEEEANTLKAEAVLLTSKNQLREVGIPSASLRKYQEAGFIGPEDLLGTHQTYISLKSGVSIETVGKHITLIAEAHRQQPPAKITKKHLEKGREELLKLKGVNEAMLEQLYCAGIFDLKSLKAATPEKAAKISGISKDRIKQFQAAAPV